The stretch of DNA TCTTCCGTCCGAATAATTCTTCTGCGAAGATTTATGTTTCTGTGTAGTATTTTACGCattgttaatattttttgttctgTTTGTATATTATAAGAAGgtagtttttaaaatttgccCGGCGAATAAAAATGTGCCGTTGAAACCCGATTCACATAACTGACTGGTGTCTTAGGTGTAGCCTCTGGCACCGCCTGTCGATTGTTCCCATGCAAACACTTATCGAATTTTCTACTAAACTCCAAATGCAGCGACATATGACAGGTTGGACCACCATTGATGTGCAGCATTGCGTAATCCACGCAATCCACCCGGCCGTCATTGTTGCAGTCCTTTCCGTACTTCTCCATGTATTGAGTGATAATGTTGGTGGCGCAATCATACTCGTTCGCACAATCCTCATATGCTCCCCATCGATTCGAATCGTCCTGCTCCTTGACTACCTTTCCAGCGTCAATCCAATAGGCACGGGAAATTGAAAATGGTCCACAATACTGCGGAGAATATAAAAATGATCGCATATCAACGTATTTTGTCCTTCAATGTGAATGGACCATAACACACCCCATGTTCACACTGCAATCGGTTACTGCAACCGGTGGAAGCCTCACAAATGCATCGAAAACACGTAGAATTCAGGTTGGAAAGGTAAATTCCTTCCGCCAGGAAGGCAGCACTCGACAACAATAACAGTATTAAATGATACATTTTTCCGATGTGGTCTATGCAACGATCAGTTAATTACTAATATTTTCTATCGATCGTTGTCAGATACGATCACTGTATACTAACAATCCCTGATAGTGAATCAAACATCAACATTCATAGAGCAAGTTTCAATGCACAGAGCATATTttaatcatattttaatcaa from Toxorhynchites rutilus septentrionalis strain SRP chromosome 3, ASM2978413v1, whole genome shotgun sequence encodes:
- the LOC129779264 gene encoding lysozyme 2-like; this encodes MYHLILLLLSSAAFLAEGIYLSNLNSTCFRCICEASTGCSNRLQCEHGYCGPFSISRAYWIDAGKVVKEQDDSNRWGAYEDCANEYDCATNIITQYMEKYGKDCNNDGRVDCVDYAMLHINGGPTCHMSLHLEFSRKFDKCLHGNNRQAVPEATPKTPVSYVNRVSTAHFYSPGKF